A window of Spodoptera frugiperda isolate SF20-4 chromosome 17, AGI-APGP_CSIRO_Sfru_2.0, whole genome shotgun sequence contains these coding sequences:
- the LOC118276883 gene encoding uncharacterized protein LOC118276883 isoform X1, with product MMPSLLVRICLLSITIIAHFVVDAHDFVGTILNENGGQSDSNSRQQQRNNTLVIVIPNPGYESPTNEGKNKDDTRLYVNHPAVNDYLTVQNETGSFKFNNNRRISAYGETTTLSPRDHTKKRIKKQRVYAPKQEDNNDHERRLREIKEHMEQHFTSTLYLYNEAKRIERTNVVMDELRLMAEDIATPRYETLKQKILDCGRLPEVKKHKDIWKKPNNVIIDIQKDPINDNVPS from the exons ATGATGCCGTCATTGTTAGTTAGAATTTGt cttttatCGATAACCATAATAGCTCACTTCGTGGTTGATGCACACGACTTCGTAGGCACAATACTCAATGAGAATGGGGGACAAAGTGACAGTAACTCTCGTcaacaacaaagaaataatactCTAGTTATCGTGATACCCAATCCAGGTTACGAATCACCAACAAATGAAGGTAAAAATAAAGATGATACACGTCTTTACGTTAACCATCCTGCTGTAAACGATTACTTAACGGTTCAAAATGAAACTGGgagttttaaattcaataataatcgAAGAATATCAGCATATGGTGAAACTACAACTTTGAGCCCAAGGGATCATACCAAAAAGCGGATAAAAAAGCAAAGGGTATATGCACCTAAACAAGAAGATAACAACGACCATGAAAGGAGATTAAGAGAAATCAAAGAACACATGGAACAACATTTCACGTCTACACTATACTTGTATAACGAAGCTAAAAGAATTGAGAGAACCAATGTAGTGATGGATGAGTTAAGATTGATGGCCGAAGATATTGCCACTCCAAGATATGAGACGCTGAAGCAAAAAATTTTGGACTGCGGCCGTCTACCCGAAGTCAAGAAACATAAGGATATTTGGAAGAAACCAAATAATGTCATTATCGATATCCAAAAGGACCCGATAAATGACAATGTACccagttaa
- the LOC118277021 gene encoding uncharacterized protein LOC118277021 isoform X1, producing MTETFYSISYFYSHSFPSDVMKHFILIVSLCTVAQFINGYSLMGLLRQALNSGISGNNDEVEHYNKNHQSVKARDRAEDVFFYKENKNKKPRYEYPKSPQVQVSKESIVVHLNNNNNVNKASDEYAPLDYSNEDLKSDQYKDNLADDHQNNYFDNNESVEDSSVGIPDNDQQANDPDKKEISKIFERFVEEMKAGDTADLLGYNKHIDQAPTYTDLGRRFVPQYKYSEVYKETAAEHNDDLIPEKAPPELVLVVAKESALLGPDKENDLGDIDQKKILRSGNYWNAVWKEDVNVKSPLRSAPEKKVLGSIKAKIKPGTEFYKVVSRMKKMSPRLLYIINKKLH from the exons ATGACAGAAACATTTTATAGCATTTCTTACTTTTATAGTCATTCCTTTCCATCGGATGTCATgaagcattttattttaattgtaagtcTTTGTACTGTTGCACAATTTATTAATGGA TACTCTTTAATGGGCCTCCTGCGACAAGCACTTAACTCAGGTATATCGGGGAACAACGATGAAGTTGAACATTATAACAAGAATCATCAGTCAGTAAAAGCTAGAGATAGAGctgaagatgtttttttttataaagaaaataaaaataaaaaacctagaTACGAATATCCTAAATCACCACAGGTGCAGGTGTCTAAAGAAAGTATCGTTGTTCAtttgaataataacaataatgtaaataaagcaAGCGATGAGTATGCCCCACTAGATTATTCTAATGAAGATTTGAAGTCAGATCAGTACAAAGATAATCTTGCCGATGACCatcagaataattattttgataacaacGAAAGTGTCGAAGATTCGTCAGTAGGTATTCCCGATAACGATCAACAGGCAAATGATCCAGATAAAAAAGAGATTTCG aAAATTTTTGAAAGGTTCGTGGAAGAAATGAAGGCTGGGGACACAGCAGATCTTCTTGGATATAATAAACACATAGATCAAGCTCCGACCTACACGGACTTGGGACGCAGATTCGTACCCCAGTACAAATACAGTGAG gtatacAAAGAGACGGCCGCTGAGCACAATGATGATCTAATACCGGAGAAG GCGCCTCCTGAACTGGTGTTGGTGGTTGCAAAGGAATCCGCATTGTTGGGACCGGACAAAGAAAATGATTTAGGAGATATTGATCAGAAGAAAATATTGAGATCAGGG AATTACTGGAACGCTGTTTGGAAAGAAGACGTTAACGTCAAATCTCCATTGCGATCAGCTCCTGAGAAGAAAGTAttg GGATCAATTAAAGCGAAAATTAAACCAGGAACCGAATTTTACAAGGTGGTGTCTCGAATGAAGAAAATGTCACCGCGACTGctctatattattaataaaaaacttcatTGA
- the LOC118277021 gene encoding uncharacterized protein LOC118277021 isoform X2, producing MTETFYSISYFYSHSFPSDVMKHFILIYSLMGLLRQALNSGISGNNDEVEHYNKNHQSVKARDRAEDVFFYKENKNKKPRYEYPKSPQVQVSKESIVVHLNNNNNVNKASDEYAPLDYSNEDLKSDQYKDNLADDHQNNYFDNNESVEDSSVGIPDNDQQANDPDKKEISKIFERFVEEMKAGDTADLLGYNKHIDQAPTYTDLGRRFVPQYKYSEVYKETAAEHNDDLIPEKAPPELVLVVAKESALLGPDKENDLGDIDQKKILRSGNYWNAVWKEDVNVKSPLRSAPEKKVLGSIKAKIKPGTEFYKVVSRMKKMSPRLLYIINKKLH from the exons ATGACAGAAACATTTTATAGCATTTCTTACTTTTATAGTCATTCCTTTCCATCGGATGTCATgaagcattttattttaatt TACTCTTTAATGGGCCTCCTGCGACAAGCACTTAACTCAGGTATATCGGGGAACAACGATGAAGTTGAACATTATAACAAGAATCATCAGTCAGTAAAAGCTAGAGATAGAGctgaagatgtttttttttataaagaaaataaaaataaaaaacctagaTACGAATATCCTAAATCACCACAGGTGCAGGTGTCTAAAGAAAGTATCGTTGTTCAtttgaataataacaataatgtaaataaagcaAGCGATGAGTATGCCCCACTAGATTATTCTAATGAAGATTTGAAGTCAGATCAGTACAAAGATAATCTTGCCGATGACCatcagaataattattttgataacaacGAAAGTGTCGAAGATTCGTCAGTAGGTATTCCCGATAACGATCAACAGGCAAATGATCCAGATAAAAAAGAGATTTCG aAAATTTTTGAAAGGTTCGTGGAAGAAATGAAGGCTGGGGACACAGCAGATCTTCTTGGATATAATAAACACATAGATCAAGCTCCGACCTACACGGACTTGGGACGCAGATTCGTACCCCAGTACAAATACAGTGAG gtatacAAAGAGACGGCCGCTGAGCACAATGATGATCTAATACCGGAGAAG GCGCCTCCTGAACTGGTGTTGGTGGTTGCAAAGGAATCCGCATTGTTGGGACCGGACAAAGAAAATGATTTAGGAGATATTGATCAGAAGAAAATATTGAGATCAGGG AATTACTGGAACGCTGTTTGGAAAGAAGACGTTAACGTCAAATCTCCATTGCGATCAGCTCCTGAGAAGAAAGTAttg GGATCAATTAAAGCGAAAATTAAACCAGGAACCGAATTTTACAAGGTGGTGTCTCGAATGAAGAAAATGTCACCGCGACTGctctatattattaataaaaaacttcatTGA